The following proteins are encoded in a genomic region of Canis lupus familiaris isolate Mischka breed German Shepherd chromosome 6, alternate assembly UU_Cfam_GSD_1.0, whole genome shotgun sequence:
- the LOC611642 gene encoding interleukin-9 receptor isoform X2 produces the protein MGPSRRIWEGWSLESEALLPEWSTWLLICTCVGTWVGPGASVHGEGGGLEAGSFTCLNNNVLRIDCHWSAPELGQGPSPWLLFTSNHVLGSKHRCVFRASKCTVVLPPEEVLVPSDNFTITFHRYVSGKEQVSLVDPQYLPRRHVKLDPPLDLQSNVSSGSCVLTWGVSLALEPLAAILSYELAFKKQEEAWEARHRDHIVGVTRLTLEAVELDPGSSYEARLRVQMATLKEEMGQEQHYEGQWSEWSQSVCFPSPQSPAQGSHLFLLRGQPDSSTLVAVPVFLLLTSLTYLVVFKLSPRMKRSFYREVPSPAPFFQALYSVHCGDFQTWIRAHRTGLLPNPDPVGPPQGASESSDQEAIAWLTYDPVDPWQSVVPEDEEEGPGAGLPEAVLKAGHVLQGGQPPAYLPQEDWVPASAPRPAPPQSEGSSGDYCALGCSGGCHPFTFPGSTWSSGPSPVLAHGLSGDQQSLDAWRGSTCVGVGHGERQDPAERVA, from the exons ATGGGACCCAGCAGACGCATCTGGGAAG GCTGGTCCCTGGAGAGTGAGGCCCTGCTGCCAGAGTGGAGCACCTGGCTCCTGATCTGCACCTGCGTCGGCACCTGGGTTGGGCCCGGAGCCTCTGTCCACGgggaaggaggag GGCTCGAGGCTGGATCTTTCACCTGCCTCAACAACAACGTCCTAAGGATTGACTGCCACTGGTCTGCCCCAGAGCTGGGTCAGGGCCCCAGTCCCTGGCTCCTCTTTACCAG CAACCACGTGCTGGGCAGCAAGCATAGATGCGTCTTCCGGGCCAGCAAGTGCACTGTGGTGCTGCCGCCCGAGGAAGTGCTCGTGCCTTCCGACAACTTCACCATCACTTTCCACCGTTACGTGTCTGGGAAGGAGCAGGTCAGCCTGGTGGACCCACAGTACCTGCCCCGGAGACACG TGAAGTTGGACCCTCCCTTGGACTTACAGAGCAATGTCAGCTCTGGATCCTGTGTCCTGACTTGGGGCGTCAGTCTTGCCTTGGAGCCTCTGGCCGCCATCCTCAGCTACGAGCTGGCCTTCAAGAAACAGGAGGAGGCCTGGGAG GCCCGGCACAGGGATCACATTGTCGGGGTGACCCGCCTCACCCTTGAAGCTGTCGAACTGGACCCTGGCTCCAGCTATGAGGCCAGGCTGCGTGTCCAGATGGCCACACTGAAGGAGGAGATGGGGCAGGAGCAGCACTATGAGGGCCAGTGGAGCGAATGGAGCCAGTCTGTGTGCTTCCCATCTCCTCAGAGCCCTGCCCAAG GTTCTCACCTGTTCTTGCTTCGGGGACAGCCCGACAGCAGCACCCTTGTTGCTGTGCCCGTCTTTCTGCTGCTGACCAGCCTGACCTACCTCGTCGTGTTCAAGCTTTCACCCAG GATGAAGAGAAGCTTCTACCGGGAAGTACCCTCTCCGGCGCCCTTCTTCCAGGCCCTCTACAGCGTGCACTGCGGGGACTTCCAG ACCTGGATCAGGGCTCACAGAACTGGCCTGCTGCCGAACCCGGACCCTGTCGGTCCCCCACAAGGAGCCTCGGAGTCCAGCGACCAGGAGGCCATTGCGTGGCTGACCTATGACCCAGTGGATCCCTGGCAGTCAGTGGTCCCAGAGGACGAGGAGGAGGGCCCTGGCGCCGGCCTCCCAGAGGCTGTGCTGAAAGCAGGGCATGTGCTACAGGGAGGGCAGCCGCCTGCCTATCTGCCGCAGGAGGACTGGGTCCCTGCGAGCGCCCCCAGGCCAGCTCCCCCACAGTCAGAGGGCAGCAGTGGTGACTACTGTGCCCTGGGCTGCTCTGGGGGCTGCCACCCCTTTACCTTCCCAGGAAGCACTTGGAGCTCTGGGCCCAGCCCGGTTTTGGCCCACGGcctttctggtgaccagcagAGCCTGGATGCCTGGCGAGGAAGTACCTGTGTGGGAGTCGGTCACGGTGAGAGGCAAGACCCTGCTGAACGGGTCGCATGA
- the LOC611642 gene encoding interleukin-9 receptor isoform X1 codes for MGPSRRIWEGWSLESEALLPEWSTWLLICTCVGTWVGPGASVHGEGGGLEAGSFTCLNNNVLRIDCHWSAPELGQGPSPWLLFTSNHVLGSKHRCVFRASKCTVVLPPEEVLVPSDNFTITFHRYVSGKEQVSLVDPQYLPRRHVKLDPPLDLQSNVSSGSCVLTWGVSLALEPLAAILSYELAFKKQEEAWEQARHRDHIVGVTRLTLEAVELDPGSSYEARLRVQMATLKEEMGQEQHYEGQWSEWSQSVCFPSPQSPAQGSHLFLLRGQPDSSTLVAVPVFLLLTSLTYLVVFKLSPRMKRSFYREVPSPAPFFQALYSVHCGDFQTWIRAHRTGLLPNPDPVGPPQGASESSDQEAIAWLTYDPVDPWQSVVPEDEEEGPGAGLPEAVLKAGHVLQGGQPPAYLPQEDWVPASAPRPAPPQSEGSSGDYCALGCSGGCHPFTFPGSTWSSGPSPVLAHGLSGDQQSLDAWRGSTCVGVGHGERQDPAERVA; via the exons ATGGGACCCAGCAGACGCATCTGGGAAG GCTGGTCCCTGGAGAGTGAGGCCCTGCTGCCAGAGTGGAGCACCTGGCTCCTGATCTGCACCTGCGTCGGCACCTGGGTTGGGCCCGGAGCCTCTGTCCACGgggaaggaggag GGCTCGAGGCTGGATCTTTCACCTGCCTCAACAACAACGTCCTAAGGATTGACTGCCACTGGTCTGCCCCAGAGCTGGGTCAGGGCCCCAGTCCCTGGCTCCTCTTTACCAG CAACCACGTGCTGGGCAGCAAGCATAGATGCGTCTTCCGGGCCAGCAAGTGCACTGTGGTGCTGCCGCCCGAGGAAGTGCTCGTGCCTTCCGACAACTTCACCATCACTTTCCACCGTTACGTGTCTGGGAAGGAGCAGGTCAGCCTGGTGGACCCACAGTACCTGCCCCGGAGACACG TGAAGTTGGACCCTCCCTTGGACTTACAGAGCAATGTCAGCTCTGGATCCTGTGTCCTGACTTGGGGCGTCAGTCTTGCCTTGGAGCCTCTGGCCGCCATCCTCAGCTACGAGCTGGCCTTCAAGAAACAGGAGGAGGCCTGGGAG CAGGCCCGGCACAGGGATCACATTGTCGGGGTGACCCGCCTCACCCTTGAAGCTGTCGAACTGGACCCTGGCTCCAGCTATGAGGCCAGGCTGCGTGTCCAGATGGCCACACTGAAGGAGGAGATGGGGCAGGAGCAGCACTATGAGGGCCAGTGGAGCGAATGGAGCCAGTCTGTGTGCTTCCCATCTCCTCAGAGCCCTGCCCAAG GTTCTCACCTGTTCTTGCTTCGGGGACAGCCCGACAGCAGCACCCTTGTTGCTGTGCCCGTCTTTCTGCTGCTGACCAGCCTGACCTACCTCGTCGTGTTCAAGCTTTCACCCAG GATGAAGAGAAGCTTCTACCGGGAAGTACCCTCTCCGGCGCCCTTCTTCCAGGCCCTCTACAGCGTGCACTGCGGGGACTTCCAG ACCTGGATCAGGGCTCACAGAACTGGCCTGCTGCCGAACCCGGACCCTGTCGGTCCCCCACAAGGAGCCTCGGAGTCCAGCGACCAGGAGGCCATTGCGTGGCTGACCTATGACCCAGTGGATCCCTGGCAGTCAGTGGTCCCAGAGGACGAGGAGGAGGGCCCTGGCGCCGGCCTCCCAGAGGCTGTGCTGAAAGCAGGGCATGTGCTACAGGGAGGGCAGCCGCCTGCCTATCTGCCGCAGGAGGACTGGGTCCCTGCGAGCGCCCCCAGGCCAGCTCCCCCACAGTCAGAGGGCAGCAGTGGTGACTACTGTGCCCTGGGCTGCTCTGGGGGCTGCCACCCCTTTACCTTCCCAGGAAGCACTTGGAGCTCTGGGCCCAGCCCGGTTTTGGCCCACGGcctttctggtgaccagcagAGCCTGGATGCCTGGCGAGGAAGTACCTGTGTGGGAGTCGGTCACGGTGAGAGGCAAGACCCTGCTGAACGGGTCGCATGA
- the LOC611642 gene encoding interleukin-9 receptor isoform X3, whose protein sequence is MGPSRRIWEGLEAGSFTCLNNNVLRIDCHWSAPELGQGPSPWLLFTSNHVLGSKHRCVFRASKCTVVLPPEEVLVPSDNFTITFHRYVSGKEQVSLVDPQYLPRRHVKLDPPLDLQSNVSSGSCVLTWGVSLALEPLAAILSYELAFKKQEEAWEQARHRDHIVGVTRLTLEAVELDPGSSYEARLRVQMATLKEEMGQEQHYEGQWSEWSQSVCFPSPQSPAQGSHLFLLRGQPDSSTLVAVPVFLLLTSLTYLVVFKLSPRMKRSFYREVPSPAPFFQALYSVHCGDFQTWIRAHRTGLLPNPDPVGPPQGASESSDQEAIAWLTYDPVDPWQSVVPEDEEEGPGAGLPEAVLKAGHVLQGGQPPAYLPQEDWVPASAPRPAPPQSEGSSGDYCALGCSGGCHPFTFPGSTWSSGPSPVLAHGLSGDQQSLDAWRGSTCVGVGHGERQDPAERVA, encoded by the exons ATGGGACCCAGCAGACGCATCTGGGAAG GGCTCGAGGCTGGATCTTTCACCTGCCTCAACAACAACGTCCTAAGGATTGACTGCCACTGGTCTGCCCCAGAGCTGGGTCAGGGCCCCAGTCCCTGGCTCCTCTTTACCAG CAACCACGTGCTGGGCAGCAAGCATAGATGCGTCTTCCGGGCCAGCAAGTGCACTGTGGTGCTGCCGCCCGAGGAAGTGCTCGTGCCTTCCGACAACTTCACCATCACTTTCCACCGTTACGTGTCTGGGAAGGAGCAGGTCAGCCTGGTGGACCCACAGTACCTGCCCCGGAGACACG TGAAGTTGGACCCTCCCTTGGACTTACAGAGCAATGTCAGCTCTGGATCCTGTGTCCTGACTTGGGGCGTCAGTCTTGCCTTGGAGCCTCTGGCCGCCATCCTCAGCTACGAGCTGGCCTTCAAGAAACAGGAGGAGGCCTGGGAG CAGGCCCGGCACAGGGATCACATTGTCGGGGTGACCCGCCTCACCCTTGAAGCTGTCGAACTGGACCCTGGCTCCAGCTATGAGGCCAGGCTGCGTGTCCAGATGGCCACACTGAAGGAGGAGATGGGGCAGGAGCAGCACTATGAGGGCCAGTGGAGCGAATGGAGCCAGTCTGTGTGCTTCCCATCTCCTCAGAGCCCTGCCCAAG GTTCTCACCTGTTCTTGCTTCGGGGACAGCCCGACAGCAGCACCCTTGTTGCTGTGCCCGTCTTTCTGCTGCTGACCAGCCTGACCTACCTCGTCGTGTTCAAGCTTTCACCCAG GATGAAGAGAAGCTTCTACCGGGAAGTACCCTCTCCGGCGCCCTTCTTCCAGGCCCTCTACAGCGTGCACTGCGGGGACTTCCAG ACCTGGATCAGGGCTCACAGAACTGGCCTGCTGCCGAACCCGGACCCTGTCGGTCCCCCACAAGGAGCCTCGGAGTCCAGCGACCAGGAGGCCATTGCGTGGCTGACCTATGACCCAGTGGATCCCTGGCAGTCAGTGGTCCCAGAGGACGAGGAGGAGGGCCCTGGCGCCGGCCTCCCAGAGGCTGTGCTGAAAGCAGGGCATGTGCTACAGGGAGGGCAGCCGCCTGCCTATCTGCCGCAGGAGGACTGGGTCCCTGCGAGCGCCCCCAGGCCAGCTCCCCCACAGTCAGAGGGCAGCAGTGGTGACTACTGTGCCCTGGGCTGCTCTGGGGGCTGCCACCCCTTTACCTTCCCAGGAAGCACTTGGAGCTCTGGGCCCAGCCCGGTTTTGGCCCACGGcctttctggtgaccagcagAGCCTGGATGCCTGGCGAGGAAGTACCTGTGTGGGAGTCGGTCACGGTGAGAGGCAAGACCCTGCTGAACGGGTCGCATGA